Proteins co-encoded in one Thamnophis elegans isolate rThaEle1 chromosome 1, rThaEle1.pri, whole genome shotgun sequence genomic window:
- the GTPBP3 gene encoding tRNA modification GTPase GTPBP3, mitochondrial isoform X2, with the protein MWPFLQRRLWPVRNRRVCKLFCRLYCQAAKRDTIFALSSGQGKCGVAVIRTSGPASRSALLCMTGTKKPPPPRTATLRRICDPSSCEILDQGLVLWFPGPGSFTGEDSVEFHVHGGPAVVSGVLNALGVLPELRFAEPGEFTKRAFQNGKLDLTAAEGLGDLIHAETEGQRRQALRQMDGELGQLYQRWTDTLTKTLAHLEAYIDFSEDDNIEEEVLAQGQKPTAIVSPVAGTTRDVVETALNIGGFPVVLSDTAGLRETTDVVEMEGVSRARQRVCDADLVLVILDGKVAAEQPGHLTMSMVDVLPASESNETQPYLLVLNKMDLLGEEDQADLLKTCNRLGVGPACLLSCRTGDGIVAFLNALQEQLARMCGDPRTGSPSPTQARHQLSLQKCLEALGCFAEYQLTDLVLAAEQLRLARRQLGRLTGQVGTEELLAIIFKDFCIGK; encoded by the exons ATGTGGCCTTTTTTGCAGAGAAGGCTGTGGCCTGTAAGGAATCGAAGGGTCTGCAAGCTCTTCTGCAG GTTATATTGCCAGGCTGCAAAGAGGGACACCATCTTTGCCTTGTCTTCCGGCCAAGGAAAATGTGGAGTGGCTGTGATTCGAACCAGTGGCCCCGCTAGCCGTTCAGCCTTGCTCTGCATGACTGGGACAAAGAAGCCACCACCTCCCAGAACAGCTACTTTACGTAGGATCTGTGATCCCAGCTCTTGTGAGATCCTGGACCAAGGCCTTGTACTCTGGTTCCCAG GACCAGGTAGTTTCACAGGCGAGGATAGTGTTGAGTTCCATGTGCATGGTGGCCCAGCTGTGGTGAGCGGCGTCTTGAATGCTTTGG GTGTACTTCCTGAGCTGCGCTTTGCTGAACCTGGAGAATTCACCAAACGGGCCTTCCAGAATGGCAAGCTAGACCTGACGGCTGCTGAAGGCCTAGGAGACCTGATTCATGCGGAGACGGAAGGCCAGCGTCGGCAGGCCTTACGTCAGATGGACGGGGAATTGGGTCAGCTCTATCAGCGTTGGACTGACACCCTCACAAAG ACCCTGGCTCATCTGGAGGCCTACATCGACTTCAGTGAAGATGACAATATTGAGGAAGAGGTCCTTGCTCAAG GTCAAAAGCCAACTGCTATAGTCTCTCCGGTGGCAGGGACCACACGAGATGTGGTAGAGACTGCCTTGAACATTGGTGGATTCCCTGTGGTGCTGAGCGACACGGCAGGCCTGAGAGAGACCACAGATGTGGTTGAGATGGAAGGAGTGAGCAGGGCTCGTCAGAG GGTCTGCGATGCTGACCTTGTTCTGGTCATTTTGGATGGGAAAGTAGCAGCTGAACAGCCTGGCCACTTAACTATGTCCATGGTAGATGTCCTGCCTGCCAGCGAGTCAAATGAGACGCAGCCTTACCTTCTGGTTCTGAACAAAATGGACCTACTCGGAGAAGAAGACCAAGCAGATCTCCTGAAGACCTGCAACAGACTTGGTGTAGGCCCCGCCTGCTTGTTGTCCTGCAGAACTGGAGATGGGATTGTGGCCTTCCTGAATGCATTGCAGGAACAGCTGGCACGCAT GTGCGGAgatccccgaactggttcccccaGTCCAACGCAGGCACGTCACCAGCTCAGCTTGCAGAAGTGCTTGGAGGCCCTCGGATGCTTTGCTGAGTACCAGCTTACGGATCTGGTGTTGGCTGCAGAGCAGCTGCGACTGGCACGGCGACAACTAGGGCGGCTGACAGGCCAAGTGGGCACCGAAGAGCTCTTGGCAATCATCTTCAAGGACTTTTGTATTGGCAAGTGA
- the GTPBP3 gene encoding tRNA modification GTPase GTPBP3, mitochondrial isoform X1 has protein sequence MWPFLQRRLWPVRNRRVCKLFCRLYCQAAKRDTIFALSSGQGKCGVAVIRTSGPASRSALLCMTGTKKPPPPRTATLRRICDPSSCEILDQGLVLWFPGPGSFTGEDSVEFHVHGGPAVVSGVLNALGVLPELRFAEPGEFTKRAFQNGKLDLTAAEGLGDLIHAETEGQRRQALRQMDGELGQLYQRWTDTLTKTLAHLEAYIDFSEDDNIEEEVLAQVENAVKALEKELREHLQDGRRGQRLRDGVHVVIAGPANAGKSSLLNQLCQKPTAIVSPVAGTTRDVVETALNIGGFPVVLSDTAGLRETTDVVEMEGVSRARQRVCDADLVLVILDGKVAAEQPGHLTMSMVDVLPASESNETQPYLLVLNKMDLLGEEDQADLLKTCNRLGVGPACLLSCRTGDGIVAFLNALQEQLARMCGDPRTGSPSPTQARHQLSLQKCLEALGCFAEYQLTDLVLAAEQLRLARRQLGRLTGQVGTEELLAIIFKDFCIGK, from the exons ATGTGGCCTTTTTTGCAGAGAAGGCTGTGGCCTGTAAGGAATCGAAGGGTCTGCAAGCTCTTCTGCAG GTTATATTGCCAGGCTGCAAAGAGGGACACCATCTTTGCCTTGTCTTCCGGCCAAGGAAAATGTGGAGTGGCTGTGATTCGAACCAGTGGCCCCGCTAGCCGTTCAGCCTTGCTCTGCATGACTGGGACAAAGAAGCCACCACCTCCCAGAACAGCTACTTTACGTAGGATCTGTGATCCCAGCTCTTGTGAGATCCTGGACCAAGGCCTTGTACTCTGGTTCCCAG GACCAGGTAGTTTCACAGGCGAGGATAGTGTTGAGTTCCATGTGCATGGTGGCCCAGCTGTGGTGAGCGGCGTCTTGAATGCTTTGG GTGTACTTCCTGAGCTGCGCTTTGCTGAACCTGGAGAATTCACCAAACGGGCCTTCCAGAATGGCAAGCTAGACCTGACGGCTGCTGAAGGCCTAGGAGACCTGATTCATGCGGAGACGGAAGGCCAGCGTCGGCAGGCCTTACGTCAGATGGACGGGGAATTGGGTCAGCTCTATCAGCGTTGGACTGACACCCTCACAAAG ACCCTGGCTCATCTGGAGGCCTACATCGACTTCAGTGAAGATGACAATATTGAGGAAGAGGTCCTTGCTCAAG TGGAAAATGCTGTCAAGGCCTTGGAGAAGGAGCTGAGGGAGCATCTGCAAGATGGCCGCCGTGGGCAGAGGCTGCGGGATGGGGTCCATGTAGTCATTGCAGGGCCTGCTAATGCTGGGAAGAGCAGCCTTCTCAACCAGTTGT GTCAAAAGCCAACTGCTATAGTCTCTCCGGTGGCAGGGACCACACGAGATGTGGTAGAGACTGCCTTGAACATTGGTGGATTCCCTGTGGTGCTGAGCGACACGGCAGGCCTGAGAGAGACCACAGATGTGGTTGAGATGGAAGGAGTGAGCAGGGCTCGTCAGAG GGTCTGCGATGCTGACCTTGTTCTGGTCATTTTGGATGGGAAAGTAGCAGCTGAACAGCCTGGCCACTTAACTATGTCCATGGTAGATGTCCTGCCTGCCAGCGAGTCAAATGAGACGCAGCCTTACCTTCTGGTTCTGAACAAAATGGACCTACTCGGAGAAGAAGACCAAGCAGATCTCCTGAAGACCTGCAACAGACTTGGTGTAGGCCCCGCCTGCTTGTTGTCCTGCAGAACTGGAGATGGGATTGTGGCCTTCCTGAATGCATTGCAGGAACAGCTGGCACGCAT GTGCGGAgatccccgaactggttcccccaGTCCAACGCAGGCACGTCACCAGCTCAGCTTGCAGAAGTGCTTGGAGGCCCTCGGATGCTTTGCTGAGTACCAGCTTACGGATCTGGTGTTGGCTGCAGAGCAGCTGCGACTGGCACGGCGACAACTAGGGCGGCTGACAGGCCAAGTGGGCACCGAAGAGCTCTTGGCAATCATCTTCAAGGACTTTTGTATTGGCAAGTGA